In Dermochelys coriacea isolate rDerCor1 chromosome 10, rDerCor1.pri.v4, whole genome shotgun sequence, one DNA window encodes the following:
- the KLHL25 gene encoding kelch-like protein 25 translates to MSVSVHENRKSRTSTGSMNILLFHKTSHPDCVLSHLNTFRKRCVFTDVTLWAGNRSFPCHRAVLAASSSYFEAMFSNGLRESLDDEVNFHDSLHPEVLELLLDFAYSSQIIINEENAESLLEAGDMLQFHDVRDAAAEFLEKNLYPSNCLGMMLLSDVHQCRRLYELSWRMCLVNFETVHKSEDFNNLSKDTLLDLISSDELEIEDEEKVFRAIIQWVKYDLDKRKVQLPELLRNVRLALLPSECLKEAMACEDLIMADERNKLIMDEAMHCKKKILQNDGVVTSPCAKPRKAGHTLLILGGQTFMCDKIYQVDQKAKEIIPKADLPSPRKEFSACAIGCKVYVTGGRGSENGVSKDVWVYDTVHEEWSKAAPMLIARFGHGSAELENCLYVVGGHTAVAGVFPASPSVSLKQVEKYDPASNKWTMVAPLRDGVSNAAVVSARLKLFVFGGTSIHRDMVSKVQCYDPVVNRWAIKAECPQPWRYTAAAVLGSQIFIMGGDTEFTAASAYRFDCETDQWTRIGDMTAKRMSCHALASGNKLYVVGGYFGTQRCKTLDCYDPTSDTWNCITTVPYSLIPTAFVSTWKHLPA, encoded by the coding sequence ATGTCGGTCAGCGTCCACGAGAACCGTAAATCCCGAACGAGCACTGGCTCTATGAACATCTTGCTTTTCCACAAAACCTCCCACCCAGATTGTGTCCTGTCCCATCTCAACACCTTCCGGAAGCGCTGCGTGTTCACTGACGTCACCCTCTGGGCAGGGAACAGGTCCTTCCCATGCCATCGGGCTGTGCTGGCCGCCTCCAGCAGCTATTTCGAGGCCATGTTCAGCAACGGCTTGCGGGAGAGCCTGGACGATGAGGTGAATTTCCATGACAGCCTCCacccagaggtgctggagctgctgctggacttcGCATACTCCTCCCAGATCATCATCAACGAGGAGAATGCAGAATCCCTGCTGGAGGCTGGGGACATGCTGCAGTTCCACGACGTCCGAGATGCAGCGGCTGAGTTCCTCGAGAAGAACCTCTACCCTTCCAACTGCCTGGGCATGATGCTGCTCTCAGACGTTCATCAGTGCCGTAGACTCTATGAGCTGTCCTGGAGGATGTGCCTGGTGAACTTTGAAACAGTGCACAAGAGCGAGGACTTCAACAACCTCTCCAAGGACACCCTGCTGGACCTGATCTCCAGTGACGAGCTGGAGATAGAGGACGAGGAGAAGGTCTTCAGAGCCATCATTCAGTGGGTGAAGTATGACTTGGACAAGCGGAAGGTGCAGCTCCCAGAGCTGCTGAGGAACGTGCGTCTGGCCTTGTTGCCTTCCGAGTGCCTCAAGGAAGCCATGGCGTGCGAGGACCTGATCATGGCAGATGAGAGGAACAAGCTCATCATGGACGAGGCCATGCACTGCAAGAAGAAGATCCTCCAGAATGACGGGGTGGTCACCAGCCCCTGTGCCAAGCCCCGCAAAGCCGGGCACACCTTGCTGATCCTGGGCGGGCAGACCTTCATGTGTGATAAGATCTACCAGGTAGATCAAAAGGCAAAAGAGATCATCCCCAAAGCAGACCTGCCAAGCCCAAGGAAAGAGTTTAGTGCCTGTGCCATTGGCTGCAAAGTCTATGTCACTGGCGGGCGGGGCTCAGAGAATGGGGTCTCCAAAGACGTCTGGGTGTATGACACCGTTCATGAGGAATGGTCCAAAGCTGCTCCCATGCTGATAGCTCGGTTTGGGCATGGCTCGGCTGAACTGGAGAACTGCCTCTATGTGGTCGGTGGGCACACTGCGGTGGCTGGTGTCTTTCCGGCATCTCCTTCTGTTTCCTTGAAGCAGGTAGAGAAGTATGACCCTGCCTCCAACAAATGGACCATGGTGGCCCCTCTAAGGGATGGAGTCAGCAATGCTGCAGTGGTCAGTGCTAGGCTGAAGCTTTTTGTCTTTGGCGGGACCAGCATCCACCGGGACATGGTGTCCAAGGTCCAGTGCTACGATCCTGTCGTGAACCGGTGGGCGATCAAAGCAGAGTGCCCCCAACCTTGGCGCTACACTGCCGCCGCTGTTCTAGGCAGCCAGATTTTCATCATGGGCGGGGACACTGAATTCACAGCTGCGTCCGCCTACCGCTTCGACTGCGAAACGGACCAGTGGACGCGGATCGGGGACATGACTGCTAAGCGCATGTCATGCCACGCCTTGGCCTCGGGGAATAAGCTTTACGTGGTGGGGGGTTACTTTGGGACACAGAGGTGTAAAACGCTAGATTGTTATGACCCTACCTCGGACACGTGGAACTGTATAACAACAGTGCCGTACTCACTCATCCCCACGGCTTTCGTCAGCACATGGAAGCACCTGCCAGCTTGA